In Carya illinoinensis cultivar Pawnee chromosome 9, C.illinoinensisPawnee_v1, whole genome shotgun sequence, the following are encoded in one genomic region:
- the LOC122276298 gene encoding cysteine-rich and transmembrane domain-containing protein B-like has protein sequence MSKYNYPQAPVVYPPPPTSYPPPPGAYVPPGQVYPPPPPHPVAAHLSYPPPVQADYSQGPFVAPPPVGYPMKSGPGYPQQSTPHPKTKHRGGFWKGCCAAMCCCCLLDICF, from the exons ATGAGTAAATACAACTATCCTCAGGCTCCAG TGGTAtatccgccgccacccacatcATATCCTCCTCCACCGGGTGCATATGTTCCACCAGGTCAAGTTTATCCTCCTCCACCTCCACATCCTGTTGCTGCACATCTATCCTATCCGCCACCGGTCCAAGCCGACTACTCGCAAGGTCCTTTTGTTGCACCACCACCCGTAGGTTACCCCATGAAAAGTGGTCCTGGTTACCCCCAACAATCAACCCCTCATCCAAAAACTAAGCACAGGGGAGGGTTTTGGAAGGGATG TTGTGCTGCCATGTGTTGCTGCTGCCTCTTGGATATCTGCTTTTAA